The following nucleotide sequence is from Pleurodeles waltl isolate 20211129_DDA chromosome 8, aPleWal1.hap1.20221129, whole genome shotgun sequence.
AACTAATTTAAAGTGCAGTTGTAGTATTTCATCAAGTACGATGATATTCGTTATATAAACCATTTGTATTCAAAAGTAATTTGTCATCAGAAATTGGACATTCAGAAAGAGCTGTAACATGTTAAATACCGCTTAACTTCCGTTGTGGTGATGGGGCTGGAAAAAACGTTGCGTTGGTCAAAAAAGCCTTGGTAGTTTGACAATGTCCGAAAATAGCCGATCTGTAACGAAAAGGGTCATGATGTGCGAAAGCAGAGACCTGGTAGTCTGACGGCTGATGCTTCGTCACTATTCGGCATTTTCCGCCAACGAGCACATTCGGCCCTCCTCCGCTTCCGCTCTCAGCCTGCTGTCAGCCTCCCTGTCTCCCAACAGGCGAGGTCTTTATGTCTGCGGCAGAAGAGCGCATGCGCGCCCGCCATCTTGCTCGCCCCTCCTCCTGGCTGCCCGGCTGCCGGTGACCCAGCATCCCCGTGCCTGACCAGCAGCTACAGAGAGCCCTGGAGCGGAACCCCAGGCACGGCAACATGCAGCTGCCGCCGCCCGGCTACCAGTGATGGACCCGCTTTGCTGTGCCGCCCCGTCGCGCcttagcatcttccccagccggaCCTCGGCTAGTCCCGTGTGCCCCGGCCGCCCGCAGCCCACTGCGGCCTCCTAGAGCAGGGTGACCCGCCCTCACCGGGACACAATGCAACAGCAGCAGCCCGAGGCCCCACCTGAGGTGAGGAAGATGGCGCAGCCGGCTCCCGCAGTGCCCAGAAGGGGCAGCGCCGCGGGAACCACCTTGGGGGGACAGCTGAGCCTGGACGAGCCTCTTCTGGGCCTGCAGCCCCCGCAAAGCCTGGGCCTGCAGCCCCCACTCCAACCCACGGGGCCCAAGAAGAAGAGTGGCTTCCAGATCACCAGCGTGACACCGGCACAGGCCTCGGCCAGCCTGAGCTCCAACAACAGCATCGCCGAGGACACGGAGAGCTACGACGACCTGGACGAGTCGCACACCGAGGAGCTGTCCTCCTCCGAGATCCTGGACGCCTCCCTCTCCCGGGCCACAGACCTGGGCGCGCCAGGGCGCAGCTCCTCCGAAGAGACCCTCAGCAACCTGCAGGAAGCCGACACACCCGGGGCGCTGTCCCCCAACCAGCCGCGCCTACCGGGCCTGCCCCCGCCTCAGCCTCATCCGCTGCTCATCAATGGCATCGCGGGTCCCCTGCACCCCGAGCCCCTGCAGCCCCCTGTCGCTGCCCCTGCCGGCGGCATGGCCGGAGTGAACGTGAACATGATGAACAACCTCCCCGGAGCTGTGCACGCAGTCCCGCACCCTGCCCCCGGGGGCTCTATCACACAGGTGGCGCAGGCGGTGGCAGCCGCTGCGCTGGGCTCGGCCGTGGGGCAGCAGCCGCAGacccagccccctcctcctgcgGCTGCCGCCGCAACGGCGGCCACATCACGGTTCCGGGTGGTGAAGCTGGACTCCAGTTCTGAGCCCTTCCGCAAGGGCCGTTGGACTTGCACCGAGTACTACGAACGGGAGCAGCCAGTGGAGGCCCCCCACAGGGTGGTGGAGAGTGTGAGGCAGGCGGCCGAAGAGAGGGAGAGCACCAGCGAGAGCTCTGCTAGCAGCACCCTTAGTCACTATACGGAGAGCGCCGGCAGCGGAGAAGGCCCCGGGCTGCAACAGGGGTACTCGGAACCCGGGGCGCAGGGTGCCACCTTGCCCGCACCATCACACCCGCCTGAAGGCGGCTATGGACAGCAAAAGCCGGGCTACCAACCACCATTGAACCCTTCGGCTGGTCATAGTATGGGAACCGTGCCTGCAGTTCACCAACAGCCCCCCTATTCACAGCCCGTGCAGACACTGCCCCAGCAGCTCCACTATGCAGCCCAGCAGCAGATTCCCTCCGCGCACATCTCTCAGGGCCATGCCATGCCGGCCGCTCAGACTACTGTTACAGGGAGCGTGGCCGATTACTTGCAGCACCCCCAGAAACTGCAGACGTCCGTAGCGTCAGGGCAGCCAGGATTAGCGGGCCCCGGGCACAATCTGCCGGCACACATGCAATCCACAGCTACTCAAGCACAATCATCGGCCCCTGCTCTGACTGCTACACATGCACCCACGATGATGCCCACGTCAGCGGCCAGCAGCCAGAGTGTGACCCAGCAagtgaatcttccctctgcaacgcCAGTCAGTCACAGCGTGGGTCAATCCGTAAATCTGCCCGCAGCATCGCAgagcactcataatgtggcagtgggTCAGCACTTGAATCTGCCCTCCACGGCG
It contains:
- the TSC22D1 gene encoding TSC22 domain family protein 1 isoform X1 produces the protein MQQQQPEAPPEVRKMAQPAPAVPRRGSAAGTTLGGQLSLDEPLLGLQPPQSLGLQPPLQPTGPKKKSGFQITSVTPAQASASLSSNNSIAEDTESYDDLDESHTEELSSSEILDASLSRATDLGAPGRSSSEETLSNLQEADTPGALSPNQPRLPGLPPPQPHPLLINGIAGPLHPEPLQPPVAAPAGGMAGVNVNMMNNLPGAVHAVPHPAPGGSITQVAQAVAAAALGSAVGQQPQTQPPPPAAAAATAATSRFRVVKLDSSSEPFRKGRWTCTEYYEREQPVEAPHRVVESVRQAAEERESTSESSASSTLSHYTESAGSGEGPGLQQGYSEPGAQGATLPAPSHPPEGGYGQQKPGYQPPLNPSAGHSMGTVPAVHQQPPYSQPVQTLPQQLHYAAQQQIPSAHISQGHAMPAAQTTVTGSVADYLQHPQKLQTSVASGQPGLAGPGHNLPAHMQSTATQAQSSAPALTATHAPTMMPTSAASSQSVTQQVNLPSATPVSHSVGQSVNLPAASQSTHNVAVGQHLNLPSTAQQAPAAINQGMPSVMQQNAPTLATPLLQPLQPQGVPMGPQGLPQQVVMAAQNVPIPAKPQAQGLEPLLQGMSNQQIPAVSPLPPAAVAVSQVSLTATAGPGPTPVMAQPSTAHNGAQGVAHHSASVPVSQHMPHQLPLSSAQFFAPSLIQSVANQIADARRLMEHSVAGLPQSIIAEGISGIGGSSSFEGSGGSLAGPGQLLPLKTLPLVDGEDDSSSGASVVAIDNKIEQAMDLVKSHLMYAVREEVEVLKEQIKELIEKNSQLEQENSLLKTLASPEQMAQFQAQLQTGSPPSSSQPPAPPASGPPGTA